CGTCTTTTGTTACAGAAAAAACAAATTAATATGGAATTATTGCCATGTCGGCAAATGACATGGCAATAGAATTAACATCAGGCCCCGGtagataaggggagagagagagctCCAAGGCATTCATCTGCTACGACCATGGCCACGATTACACCCATCAGTACAATCAAACCCACTCTCCCTTCCTCTTCATTTCTGCACTCTAAAGTGCGCAGGTACATCAAATTTCCCTACATTCATAATTCCGACTAACTTTCATAATTCCTATTGCACGCCCTTTTAAATTTCAATTATGCAGGACACCCAACGGAAACAGGACTTCCTTTCAGCTTATCACCAGTAGAACCTCCTTTACAATCCGTGCAGCAAAGCTCCCAGCTGGAGTAAGTAAAATATAAAATACCCACTCttcaaaaattttgtcaaaatactaaaaaatTGGATGCTGGTAATGTTTTTACTGTAGTTCTTGAATTATAGATTTTATAATGCAGGTAGAGGCGCCTAAAGAGGAGCCAAAGCTTACTGCTCCCTTTCTTGGGTTTACAAATACTGCCGAAATCTGGAATTCTAGAGCATGTATGATAGGTCTCATCGGTACATTCATTGTGGAGCTGGTAAGacccaattttttatttattattaagaaTAACCATCTTGTTTACATGTGACGGATTTTTTTGGATGAATTGTAATTGTAATCAATTAATTCATTTACTGCCATAATGAGCAAAACATGTTTACCATAAGTCCAATTCCAACTTTTAAATGCTTTCAGTTTCTATTGCTCATTAAGACTATGttttaaaaaattgtgtttttatAATCAGGGCAAATGGTAGGGTTTTTTTCTTCCCTTTTGCCAGTTTGGTTCTTTCTATCACCAAGTTTTCAATAAAAACAACaaccaccaaaaaaataaaatgccAAGGTGTTATAAGAAGGTATGGTTTAGATACCAATTGTAATACCAATATTTCATAGTCTTTAATAGAAAAGTTAGTTCTTTCTTATGctgtataaatatttttattttttgaatattttgcaGAATGCATACTCCTCAGTCTTTGACTCTTAGCTGAAGAGATTCTCATGCTCCCTATTAGAGAGCAAAACAATTTTTTAAACAAACCCCCATAAAAACAAATGCCCTGATTAGAATCATCAGTGTATTGCCTGATGCCCTGAAGCAAGTCAGAAGAAAGAAAGACAGACACTATGTTTATGCCCACTGGTGACCAAATAGGTCAATTGGGCTCTGAAAATATGGCTAGCTTCAAATAGACAAATGGAATGTTCAAGATATCTCCATGAGCCatataagaaaaagaaaattagcTGTGTTCCGCAGTATTTCCAGAACAGGGATGGCATACTGTGTCTCAGGGAACGACCTACACTGGGAGGCCATTTTGTGGGAATGACAGTATTCGAATTATATAAATTATAGGGAAATTCAAATATTTACATGTTTAGCACTACATGACGTCAAGAATCAAGTTTCCAGATTCAATGTTAACTGTTCATTGATTAAAATAAAgcgataataaaaataaaaaattcattgtttTCATTTTGGTTAGTTCAAAATGCAAATTGATTATGGTAATTGTGAGTGGAAAATGGGTGGGTGAGTTAGTTAAAGGGAGGTTTTAGGGTTTGATAAGCTTGCACCccacttttttttctttcttataaaTAAAATTGAACTGT
This genomic stretch from Cryptomeria japonica chromosome 8, Sugi_1.0, whole genome shotgun sequence harbors:
- the LOC131051933 gene encoding light-harvesting complex-like protein OHP1, chloroplastic, producing MATITPISTIKPTLPSSSFLHSKVRRTPNGNRTSFQLITSRTSFTIRAAKLPAGVEAPKEEPKLTAPFLGFTNTAEIWNSRACMIGLIGTFIVELIARKGILQLIGVEIGKGLDLPL